The stretch of DNA TCTACCATATACTACCACTAGAATGAAGGATGGTCAACCTGAATTTAACTAATTGGTGACGGGCTAATCAGACGTAAAAGAAGAGAATCAGTAGTTTCTTGCTTTTGCTTAAGAATTGCCATCTGCTCTTCATTTCTCTTATTCGACTCATTTGTTTCTTCCATTTGCTGCTTTAAATCCATCATTTCTTGCTGTTGAGAATTAATAGTAGCACGCATATCTTGTTCATTCCTTTCAGCATTCTCGATCTGCAAAGCTTGGGCTTGAACTATCTCTTCAAGCTCACTTATGCGTGCACTAGAAGTGTTAGTGGTGATCAGTTGGCTTCCAGCTGAACGAATACCCATATTTTCCAGAAATTTGCTTGATGAACTGTACTCGGATAGAACTCCACCCACAATCTCATCTATAGGTTTAGGTTCTTCACCTTCTTCTGGTGTTTCATCCCTTGCAGTTTCCGTGGCATCCTAGGATGGAATAAAGCCAATATGAATTTCAGTTCAGAACATAAGCAACCATTTCACTGTGATCAACACATTCAGATTTGATAGAAAGAATAGAGCCAACCATTTGATAGAAAGAACATAACAAAGCACTACAAATTCATATATTAGATCAGATTTTTCATCATATTCATGTTTTGAGCTTAGTTAGATTCAATAGAAAGAAACAAGCATGGCAGCCACAAGAAAGCAGTGAACCATATTCAACATGTTTTGAGTTCATATTTTGACAAGGTAAATAGCATGTTTCTGGTTTAGATTTTAGTTCAGAATATGCATTCAACTAAGATCACACGTGCACAGATTTAGCTGTTTGTATAATTACAATTACTTCTTGTACAGCATCAGTATAACCCTTTGTCTTACTAAAGTGGCTTGCCTTGAAAAGATCCATAGAATCAGGTTCTTCCCCATTACCTTTCTCTCTCTGCATTAATAATATAAATGGTTTGTACTTTGAAGGTAGCAGGTTGTATACCGTAATGAATTCATAAACAATTTAACTTACCAAACAGTATCTCTTAGCAACATAACTTTGTGAGCCTGTGGTTTGGTGAAGCTTAACATCTCCTCGATTTCGTTTGTTTGTTGCACATGTTGCTTACAAATATTGAAAAAGCCCAGGAAATTTGAGTCAATAATGTTGAAGTTTGCCAAATACACAAGGCAAAAATCAGTAGTAGATCTTAGCATTTGTAAGCTATGTGAGTACTCAAGTAACATCAAATCCTTGATACCTTGTGTTTAGGACTATTCCACTTCTGCACAAGGTTTGCCCAGTCTTGTTGACTAATATTTGGAGGTTTGTTTGCTAGTACTTGATCCTCAAGAACACCATTGAAATAGTCTCTTTTGAGCTTATAACGCTCTTGACGCACTCCATCTTTGAGGAGACCTGAACACACTTTTTTTGTTGTGTTATCAGCAACATCCAAGTCAAAGCAAATCTATTGAAGTCAAATGATGTCATCTTTCTACACTTAAGTGTTCTATTACAACTAGTACTATAGATCCTAGAGCAACATGTAGACTAAGATCAGGAATAAACACAAGAATAAATGCCACAATAATGATTCAGATTTAAGAACTGCTTTAGTTAGATAATAGTGTAAACTGGATTTTAAATACCACAATATTGACTGTTTGAACTTACAGCTAGATATCCTAAGTGATATTTTTGGATATCTCTATCAGTTTTCTTCTTGTAATCCTTCCAATGCGGGTAGATAGGCATATGGTCCCGGACTAGTATGCCTGACTCTGAAGCTAGCTTTGCTGCTTGCAGAGGATGTTCAGGTCGTTTCTTCCCTTCAACAAATGCAAGGCACATTTTCGAACCCATAGCTTTAGTAAGCTTGTTGAGCCCTCTTCCCCAGGTCGGATCCCGAACTCTCTTAGGCCTTTCTGGTGGAACTAATAGAACATATATTTATAAAGAATTAGAAGCATGTTTTCAACATAGAAAATGGAATGGAAATATGTTGGAATTTCCTACCTTCATCAAGAATCGGCACCTCCTGTCCAGCAATATCACTAGCTTGGTCCATTGGACTCATGCTACAAGTTCCCTCATTGGCATCACTAATTGGACAACTTGACCTCAAAAGCATTGGTGTGTTCACTTCCCTTGATTCAAATGCAGATGGTGGAATAAGCTCTTCCTCAACTCTAGCCTGATTCCTTTCTTGAGGAACATGTGTATTGGCTGATGGTTCTGGCATTGACCTTGTCGAAATAGATGATGGTCTACCACCTTGGGAGTTTCTTGATGCCTTTGTCCGTCTTGATCCAGGAGCCATTTGAGAGCTTTTTGAATCCTGCATAACATAAACAAATATATGTATTGTAAATTTGTTAAGTAGCAATAATATTAAAGTGGAGTGTAGTCTATCAAAAAATACATTTAAGTGAACACACAGTGCATACACTAAAGTTGAAAAGAATTAAGTGGCTCAACCTTGGACCTAGATGATATATTCATCACTGtcatttcctcttcctcttctaaATTGGTTTCACTTTCTTCAGATTCGTTGTTCTCATCAGCAGAGGGTTCATAGTCTGATGTAGATTCTTCATAGTTGTTTTTCTTCCTTGCAACTATTCTGTAGTCATTTTGCTTTCTTGTAGACAACTGGTTGAGAAGGGTTTTTGTATCAAGTATGCCATAAGATTTCATTGTTGCAATGTTACTCCTGATATTACTATCCCTCGCCTCTTCATATGCATTGTTTGGCATTGCTTACATGAACCAGTAAAGACAAAGTTAGTTATGTTCTTGGCATTAATTAATCCTATAACTAAAAATATGATTTTGCTTATATGTCAAACTCATCTAACCAATAACTACAGAATAACCAATCAGCATCCTCAACCTTAAGAGACAACACAATAGAATATTTTGGAGGAAAAAAGAACCTCTTCTATGGTTGATGCAACGGGACAAGTCTTGGGTTGGTGCAGTCGGTTCCTCCTGAGTATGTGAGGCGCACTACTCTGACCTTGTTGTCACGAGCTCGAGGTCGGCGCAGCAGGATCGGCGGGGGTCTGAGCAGCGGTGTCGTCGTGGTCGGCGCAGCGGTGCCGTCGTGGCCGGCGGAGGctcagagggagggagggctggGTGGGTGTGACCCTCACGGATGCCGCAGATTGGGGGCAAATCGACCAGGTGGCCGGGGTAGGATGGATTTGAGGCCGGTGGAGGGAGGGATTGGGGGCGACGGTGGAGGGAGGGATTGGGGGGTACGGCGGAGGGAGTGTGGGAGACAGGGGTGTTTTGGAATGAAAAGGGTGTGCCTAGCGCTAGTTATTTGGCCTGGAGTGGCGCGGTAACCAAATTTTCTTGGAAAATGGAGGGAGAAGGTCGCGGCAATGAAATTTTCATGAAAAAATGCCGCCAGCACAGCTCTTTAGCTGCTGCCAGCACAGCCGCTCGGCACCCAGGCCCCTCTAGCGCGGCGTGCGCTCTAGCTAGCTGGGCGCCGCTGCACAACGAGCCCAGCGAAATGCGCCGGCGTTCAGCAAAGGTGCTGGTCGTCGAACTCGGCGTCGGCAGTTGGCCAAGCACGCCACCGCCCCTAGGCGAGCGGCCGGTGGCTGGTGCCCCTGCTGCGTGAGTGTTGCCTGAGGATAAGGTTAGGGCAATGTGATGGGCCAGCCCAAATCCATATTGGGCCTATTACAACAAACctgttttatatttttttttgacaaaaacaCATTGGTCATAAATTAATCGTCATAAATGATTAACTGTTTCATGACAAATATATAAAATCGTCACAGATTGTTTAATCTTTTATGCTGAAAAATTCCTGTTCGTCACAGATTACGGACAACCTCAACTTAACGATGAAAATACTAAAATCGTCACAGAATAGCCTCTATTCTATGACATTTCTAACATCTGTCATAATAATTTTCGTCACTGGTACTCACTTTTCTTGTAGTGTGTGTGAcatatgccccggttaaaatctctgtgataggtcaatgaccccttggtgaatcccgtggtggctagtcaagtctagctaaggtgggtaatggctttgttgggatctacaccgacactaaggtgatcgagttgcggtaccccgcttgtgattaaagttgcacacctctgcagagttaaaatctattcgaatagccgtgcccacggtactgggcgagttacggtgtggtcacataactagtatttcttctgggaatggatgtgttggcgtgagttgttttgggaaagGTGTCCGGCAGTCGTGCCGTGtactacggcggatgaggagtccggtagcaacttaaaactgggatcctgtgtggattaacactacgtgttacttagtacaagaaaacttgctttgaaaatcctttcttttaaatgaaaatcctttctttgaaaatcctttcttttaaatgaacccctgcatcaaaattagctttccgGAAATAAAATCCTAGGCTCATCCTTGATTTaccatgtgcattatattctgttgtATCCCCCCATGGGTGTGGTTGggcttgctgagtacgtttgtactcaccccattcttaatttttacagaggaagatccagacttcgtccCCGAAGACGTtaagtagaggttccgtcctgcacccaaccttgcctgtggatagggtcacccgcatgaagttccgtatggcgcaagactctgatgaccccgtCTTCGTATTTAATATtattgtgtgggtgttagttgttattctcgcgatagtggcgcttcactgcccacttccacGTAGAATTGTACAGTGATGTACcgtctgatgtaataaaagtgttgtCAGCTTTCTGaaactgatattgtatcacttctACGTCTTCTCTTACGAGAGGACGCTGACCCTCCACTCCTTCGATGTCCAAGGAGGTTCGGAGGACGAACCGCCCCGTAAGTACAGCTGCCCCGTCAAACCCGTGGGTAGCCGGGGGCGACCCACTTGCAGAGCTGGTTAGCTGCTGCCTAGCCACGTCTAATAAGCTTTTGACATCATGATGATGCCCACCGCGCCATATGATGCCTGCTGCTAGAGACACGTACAACTCCGGTCGTTGGGAAGGCCAACAAGAATTCGAGCAAGCGAGCTGATTTGCTGCACAGCGGCTGTATTGCTCTAGTGGGCTCGATATCGACGGAACAGCGCGAGGTTGATCAAACCCAAAGTCGATGGGTCACAAACCCAATTGCACCTCTTTCATTTAGAGTCAATCCGCTCCGATCCACTGCTTGATTTGAGGGTCGGAGCGAGTCCGCCAAAGGGTCGAACCGAACCCCTCGCAGACTGAAGAACTAGGACGTGTCGCGCGCCTCGTGAACCCTAGAGACTTCGAGAGTAGAATATAAAGGCAGCTAGCAGTGCAGCTCGATGCCGACAAGCATCAGCCAGCCACACACACCATGCGTGTGGAATTTCAGACGAGGCACCACCGATCCACTCCCAGGGTTCAGTTCAGATCAGATGAAGGAAGAGATCACAATCTGGGTAAATGCTGCATGGATTTTTCAGGTCTCAGAAGGGTtgttccatccatccatctttgCAATACAAAACagcttgattttttttagacAGCTTGTGTAGTTGCAAGTAAAATTAAAAACTCTGAGCTGATCGATCTGACGGTTCGTTGGTGGCTTGGTGTTTGCAGAGAGCTTATTCCTATGGGCATGGGCTCGAAGAGAACCCACCAGGCATCGCCGGCAGCTGCTGCATCGTATGTGCAAGTGCTTCACCCCGAATCCCCGTTGGCGGAGCGCTCCCTGCCGGGTAACCCAATGTAGAGCTCCGTCTCGACGTCCACGCCGTCGTTGCAAGGCGCCGGCAGATTGCGCAGCCACGGAGGGAGGCAGCGGGTCACGGCGGGAGCCACCAGCGGCGGCTGAACGGGGCGTTGCTGCGGCGACAAGAGCACAACACGTTGATAAAACTCGATCAGCTTAGTTACTAGGTACGTGATGGCTGGGAGAATGATGGTTCGCTTGCGCATAATAGGACATAGGATATCAGAAATTAATTTACACTTTGCAAATGTTTTACTGATACCAGTAAGTGCTTGGTTGCAGCTACCTTTTCGCGTAATTCTTTGTTGTCTTTGAGCAGGGTCCTCTCCTGGTAACAGTAGAAGAAAGAAATGACAGGGGGAGTCAGGATTCAGGAAGCGGTTACTGTGTGGAGTAGTAGTTTCAGGATACTCCGGGCCGATGCATTACCTTCTCCTTCAGCTTGGCTATCTGCTGCTCCAGCAGTTGGGTCTGTCACCAGGAAAAAATGTAGGATGCACATGAACTTCAGAACTGTAGATTCATTATCAAAGAAGGCTTctctatattttttaaaaaaatgggtAATGAAGGAATTATGTAGTAGCTAGCTAACCTTCTTTCCTCTGATGACGTGGAGACTCTTCTCCAGTTTGACCTCCAAACTATGCAGTTCTTCAACAGAGCAGCCTTctaaattttcacccaaaaactTCCTGCAACACGTAATGAAAGTGACTGCTAAACATTTTGCTGTATGAAGAATAGTGTTGATCTTCAGTAGAATGTATGACTTACCTCTTGGTCATTTCAAGGGCTTCAAGTCTATTTGCCAAGCTTAAGGCATCTGCTTTGACTTGCTGCAGTTTAGATCATTGAAGTGTACCATCAGATACATGCTGTGACGAGAGTAAGTCGCCAAATATTTACTGTAAGTCCGGTTTTATATGTATTGAAAAACACTGGACTAACCTCTAAAAGATATTTATTCTACATATGTTTCTAAGTGATGCTGCTAATGCACTTCAATGTCATGGAGGTAGATTATCCAGGAAAGATATTAACATTTTTCTCAGTTATAAGTGTATCAACATCTTTATTGGGtttatatatatacaaaaaGCTCATGTAGATTTAATTTCCGCTTATCTGTATTAACTGAAGATGCAGTAGTCAAAGATGGGTTCAGTAAATAAATCAGCCACATGCACACTAATAGAATCTGAAACGGGCAAGTtgtgttaaaaaaaaaagaaaacgggCAAATTGAGTACATTCTAAATAAAAAACAACTCAAACAGAAAAGTTAGAAAAATAACCATCTATTGGCATCGGATATTCATATAAGCAGTAGGTGTAACCAGGGTTTTAAaaaccgaccggaccggcctaaccgccgccctccggtaccggtttaccggaccggttaggccggtaaccggtggaaaccggttgaattcaaatccaaattcaaataaattcaaaaactctcatgcaaccggttccgaccggtttaccggccggttttaccggtttaccggccggttttaccggtttaccggtcggtttgaccggtttgaaattcaaaagctcccgtgcaaccggtttaccggccggtttgaccggtttaccgaccggtttgaccggtttgatcggtgggccttcatgggccggcccattttttttctttttcttttttgatttaactttaaattcccacaaactatactaaatgtatgaatttttgagaaaatttgacaccattagattcatcacaccttgaagtatttttaggaattttttgggaattttttatttttttgaattcaaatttaaaatttgaattttggccggttgggtaccggccgaaaccggaaccggaccagaccggtttgaccggtaaccggtcaaaccggaccggttcccaccggttaggttaaccttgggTGTAACTCGTGCCTTTTCTTGATCAAACCTGGAAGGTCATACATATTATACTGTACTTCACCTGTATATCCTGTTGTCGTGTATCCTTGTTACTGAGATTTTCCCTTGTATATGACTTATAGCGGTCGATTGTTTTCTGGAGGCTGCATATATAATAAGAAACAGTAAATCAGAAAACAAACTACTTAAAAAACTAAACATAATACTTAATTTAATTGAACGCTGATATTAATTATTTAGTGCCTTACGTTGAGTGGCAGAACATGCACATCGAGAAATCATGCAATCAGCGGAGtagaaagcatgaaatgagccgAGTAGCTTAATTACCAATCGGTGTACCTTTTTGGACATATGACACCAACAAAAGATACTAAACAATTTTAAGATCTGCTTTGAACAATTGATGCATCTTATTATTTGTTGGCAAATTCAACAGCCGAATTCTCATGATATGCTAACACCTACAATAAGCAAGACCATTACAGATGCCGTTTTAACGGAGTGGATACAATTTATTAGCAAACAAATGGACCATGTCAACAGTGATATGTTGTACATTTGTGGTGATAATCAGGAGGAAAAACAATTAATTTAAATATGTGAGAATAGGAACCTTGATACAGTAAAGCTATCTGTtagatgcaaaaaaaattataaattgtCAAATCATTATTGATCAGCACAAAAGTTAACCTAAGGAGAAAATAGTGTTGTTAGAAGATTGTAGCTGCCCGTTATGGACTGTGCTTGGGCTGGCCCTCTGGGCCATGGGCGCCTGACCGCACCAGCCTTGTTGGCTGGTGCACCGGCCCTTAGGTTTATGGTATGATTGGTAGATTAGGCAAGGATCCCTCTGATTGGCCCTGTTTCTATAAGCTCTAGGGttccttgcctatatatgtgTACCTCCCTTGTACCCATTATCAATCAATACACAATCCCTAGCCATATCTTCTTTCAAGTGTAATGGTACTTGAAAAAATTTGTGCGAGCATGGACTGGGGAAATATGACAAGATCCAGTAGAAATATATTGTTTTTGGAGACTGGTAAAGTTAAATAACAACAATTCTAAGGTCAGTTTGGACAACAAGGCAATGATAATCCTGTTAAGTGAAAGTGTCCATTTTTTGTTACCGGTATACCTGTGCTTATATTCAGTAAAGTAGTGCTAATAAGCTACAGGTTGTTTTACAGTTTGAGTGTTTTATTAGTGAGAGCAATCATGAGTATGCTTTGCTGTCTGAAGGATTAACTGAAGAATATTTCTCGTGTATACAAATTGGTAATGGCACAGGTCAAACACATGAAATGGAAGGTAGTGATGACTTGTAATGTTGATGAATGAATTCTTATATTCAAGAATAAGATGTTTTGAGGAGAAGAAAAACTGTTTCTTCTATTCAATTGCCTGTGGCACAATTCAAACATTTAAAATGCCCTAATTAGAATTCAAAGTTCACACAATGAATTCTTTTGTCGCTAAAATAATTGTGAAAGGAAGAAGTTAAAAGTTGTTTATGCTAATCACATGACACCCATTGCAGCATGGATAGTCCTCATCTTCCAAAAATAACACTGTTCAGATACTAATAGCTATCATAATCTGACTTGGATATTAATTAGGAggaaccatataaagaaaaatatctcGAGACAATGTTaatgaatttatttgaaaacTTTCTACCGAAAACAGCTACAACACTTATCCAAACAATTTTTCCATCAAGAAGATTTATAAATGCTTTGTAGATTGTAGTTCTTGGCATTATTGACCTATATTCTTAAAAGAATATATAGGTAATAAGTAAGTTGTTCAATTGAAAACAAACCTGCACATTAGCTTTAATAATTTTTGATGAAGATCTTTCAGGATTGGACAAATCATGTAATTAAAAAATGATTTTAGGCTAAATGAAAATATTCTAGTTAAAAAGGCATAGTAAACTGTTCTGGTTGATATTTCCTTTGCAATTTCCCACTAAATTACTCAACAGCATATACAATTTGTACTTCATTAGTAGATTTGGCACCCATTGTTGCAATGTACCACCCAAACTGCAGCCTGTCAAACTAAAGCTATAAAACTCTCCCCGAatttagataaaaaaaattcttcagcttttttgttaattttgagagctaatgcatgtattgatgtatattGGTGGTAATTAAGATTATTATGAATAAGACATCTAATCTGTTTTGCCTCTCTAATAATCAATTGTTCCACGAACAAATGTATTCAGCCTACAAAGAACAGGCACACTTCATCAAGCATTAGCAGCCTTATTACGAAACAGTTGCTTTTACATGAGGTAGGACTATGGGACATGCTTAGCTTGTTTCATATTATAATATGAGCTCAGGATCATGATGGATCAACACTAAGCAATTAAGTTTTTCTTATTTTCACATAGGGTTCTCATTCCATTTATTCCTACGAAGCAAGGTTTGCATTTCCCAAATTCATAAAGGTACAATCCATGAAAGGATTAATACCTCTTTTATTTTGCCAACATTACTAAGATCAACAAATAAATGTCAAGTGACTCAGCTAGACCTACTGTTCCAACACTTGCTCTACCAGCTCGGCATGTTGTGAAAGTAGGCTAACAAAAGTAGATTGATTATAGATTGATGAGTACATGGAATTACATAGGCTAGAAACCCTAGGTCGGTTTATCGAACAGTACCACCATAGGATTTCCTGCCGCCTAACCAATCTACATGCGCACGCAAGACATGACCTAGTGCGGCCGTCCTGACAAGTAGGGTCCACCTGGGCATAATCCTATTTGTCTAACACACCCCCGTAGCCTGATCATCGTGACCACGAATGTTCAGACTGGACCTGAACTCCGAGAAGACAGAGGAGGGCAAACCCTTAGTGAAGACATCAGCATACCAAGAGGATGTGGGCAAATGAAGAACGCTGACGTCAACAATGGCCACACGCTCGCAGATGAAGTGAAGATCGATCTCGATGTGCTTGGTACACTTATGTTGAACAGGGTTGTAGCAAATGTAGAAGGTTTTGATGTTGTCGTAGTAGACCAGTGTGGCGCTCCAAAGCGGGGAGCATAGCTCCAAGAGTAGCTGGCACAGCCATGTGGCTTCTCCAACTGCATTTGCCATGACACAATACTTGGCTTCGGTGATCGACTTGGAGACTGTGTTCTGGCGCTTGGAAGATCTTGAGACAAGATTTTCGCATAGGAACACGGCATAGCATGAGGTGGGCTTATGCTTGTTGCGACATCCTGCCCAATAAGCGTTAGAATATACCACAACATCAGTCTGTGTCATCAGTTCAAAGAAATAGCCCCAAGTGAATTGTGCCTCTGATTTAGCAGAGGAAGAGCTTCCGAGCTACAAGGTGAGGCTCCCGAGGTTCATGCAAATGAGGTGAAATTGAGATACTGAAGTGCACCGGAAAGACTTCGAAAGTCTGAAGCATTTGAAACTGGAGCGCCACTATCCGAAGCGACGTTCGAATTGGTGTCAACAGGCATAGCGCAGGGCTTGCAGCATGTCATGCCTATCCAGCATGTACTGATGCCGCGATAGAAGACGACCGCCGTCATGATGCTGAACTTCCATCTTAAGGAAATGATGAAGCTAACCCAAGTCCTTTATGGAGAACTCCTGCTACACGGCCGATGTGGTGTGCTGGAGAAGAGCCGATAAAGAGGCGGTGAGGATggtatcatcaacatagaggaGCAAGTGCACTGTTGGAGCTGTGGTGGTAGACCAACAGCAAAGTATTGGATATAGCTTCCACAAATACGAGATTCAACAGATATACTGCTCACAGTACCAACGCAGGACGCATGCTTGAGGCCATAGAGGGATCTGTTGCTACGACAGGCCGGACTGGGACGAGCTACATCCTCAAATCTGAAGAGCTAAACAGAATAAACTATTTCGAAGAGTGCGCCATGTAAGAATGCATTCTTCACATCAAGCTGATGGATTGGCGAACGGTGAGAGAGTGCCAATGGTATGAACTGTAGCAGGATTCACAACTGGACTGGAAGTCTCAGTGAAGCCAACTCCTAGATGTTGTGGGGAAGCCACGCAACGCCCAACGATCCTCTTAGCGTTCGAGTGACCTGTTGGCATTGATTTTATGCTTGGCAATCCACTTGACGGGGACGGCATTGGCATGAGATGGACGTGGAACGATTCTGCAGAAGTGCAGAATACTCATCTTCCATAGCGGCCCGCCAAATTGGATCGGCGAGGCGACATGGAAGGAACGAGAAATAGGAGACAACGGTAAAGCATGGAAGAGAGATTGCCGACGAAAGCCATGCTTGGTGCGGGTGACCATGGGATGCTGGTTCACCATGGGGGTCCCAGCAC from Panicum virgatum strain AP13 chromosome 9K, P.virgatum_v5, whole genome shotgun sequence encodes:
- the LOC120651850 gene encoding MADS-box transcription factor 56-like isoform X4; this encodes MACSFRSFDPDVGHSSYLQKTIDRYKSYTRENLSNKDTRQQDIQQVKADALSLANRLEALEMTKRKFLGENLEGCSVEELHSLEVKLEKSLHVIRGKKTQLLEQQIAKLKEKERTLLKDNKELREKVAATKHLLQRPVQPPLVAPAVTRCLPPWLRNLPAPCNDGVDVETELYIGLPGRERSANGDSG
- the LOC120651849 gene encoding uncharacterized protein LOC120651849 is translated as MPNNAYEEARDSNIRSNIATMKSYGILDTKTLLNQLSTRKQNDYRIVARKKNNYEESTSDYEPSADENNESEESETNLEEEEEMTVMNISSRSKDSKSSQMAPGSRRTKASRNSQGGRPSSISTRSMPEPSANTHVPQERNQARVEEELIPPSAFESREVNTPMLLRSSCPISDANEGTCSMSPMDQASDIAGQEVPILDEVPPERPKRVRDPTWGRGLNKLTKAMGSKMCLAFVEGKKRPEHPLQAAKLASESGILVRDHMPIYPHWKDYKKKTDRDIQKYHLGYLAICFDLDVADNTTKKVCSGLLKDGVRQERYKLKRDYFNGVLEDQVLANKPPNISQQDWANLVQKWNSPKHKVSRI
- the LOC120651850 gene encoding MADS-box transcription factor 56-like isoform X3; this encodes MLSSRGRNALPPPWLQTEKHCHVTHQRLAPIACLQKTIDRYKSYTRENLSNKDTRQQDIQQVKADALSLANRLEALEMTKRKFLGENLEGCSVEELHSLEVKLEKSLHVIRGKKTQLLEQQIAKLKEKERTLLKDNKELREKVAATKHLLQRPVQPPLVAPAVTRCLPPWLRNLPAPCNDGVDVETELYIGLPGRERSANGDSG
- the LOC120651850 gene encoding MADS-box transcription factor 56-like isoform X2: MVRGKTEMKRIENATSRQVTFSKRRNGLLKKAFELSVLCDAEVGLIVFSPRGKLYEFSSASSLQKTIDRYKSYTRENLSNKDTRQQDIQQVKADALSLANRLEALEMTKRKFLGENLEGCSVEELHSLEVKLEKSLHVIRGKKTQLLEQQIAKLKEKERTLLKDNKELREKQRPVQPPLVAPAVTRCLPPWLRNLPAPCNDGVDVETELYIGLPGRERSANGDSG
- the LOC120651850 gene encoding MADS-box transcription factor 56-like isoform X1 — translated: MVRGKTEMKRIENATSRQVTFSKRRNGLLKKAFELSVLCDAEVGLIVFSPRGKLYEFSSASSLQKTIDRYKSYTRENLSNKDTRQQDIQQVKADALSLANRLEALEMTKRKFLGENLEGCSVEELHSLEVKLEKSLHVIRGKKTQLLEQQIAKLKEKERTLLKDNKELREKVAATKHLLQRPVQPPLVAPAVTRCLPPWLRNLPAPCNDGVDVETELYIGLPGRERSANGDSG